The following are encoded together in the Gasterosteus aculeatus chromosome 7, fGasAcu3.hap1.1, whole genome shotgun sequence genome:
- the LOC144410187 gene encoding uncharacterized protein LOC144410187, which translates to MSTRQKTKAADPGQKEDQDDGNQQGTAGGQPHERESITELSRLMKSLMQQQADRDSRTEHEHKRQEERWKRIQHQFVQLQQEVTQDRQARQYLQEGAAATPSHFIGLTADPPQIQDRPGDEQHLAAGGTHASSVRVSGWKSPKMQPYQEGEDIEHYLITFERIAHACQWPQDEWALHLASLLTGKARYAYVAMDIDDTMDYAKVKGAVLQKFEISAETYRVRFRATVPGEGETPKELQVRLKDLFSKWMSPEAKTKEQIGDTIIMEQFLKILNPELCTWIKERNPKSSKEAAELAEVFLAARRSAKEYLPPLQ; encoded by the coding sequence ATGTCAaccagacaaaagacaaaagcagcGGATCCAGGCCAGAAGGAGGACCAAGATGACGGAAACCAACAAGGGACAGCAGGTGGGCAACCCCATGAGCGAGAAAGTATAACTGAGCTGTCAAGACTTATGAAATCCCTGATGCAACAGCAGGCTGACCGCGATAGCAGGACCGAACATGAGCATAAGcgacaggaggagagatggaagcGAATTCAGCATCAATTTGTACAGCTCCAGCAAGAAGTAACCCAGGACCGTCAGGCTCGTCAGTACCTACAAGAAGGGGCCGCAGCCACACCTTCCCACTTCATAGGATTAACCGCGGATCCACCTCAGATCCAGGATAGGCCGGGGGATGAGCAACATTTGGCTGCTGGAGGAACGCACGCCAGTTCGGTGAGGGTTTCGGGCTGGAAAAGTCCCAAAATGCAGCCCTACCAAGAAGGTGAGGACATAGAACATTATTTAATCACGTTTGAAAGAATTGCTCATGCCTGTCAGTGGCCTCAGGATGAGTGGGCTCTTCACCTAGCTTCATTGCTAACCGGTAAAGCACGGTATGCATATGTAGCTATGGACATTGATGACACCATGGACTATGCAAAAGTGAAGGGTGCTGTGTTGCAGAAATTCGAAATCAGTGCCGAGACCTATCGAGTGAGGTTCCGTGCCACTGTGCCAGGAGAAGGGGAAACTCCTAAAGAGCTGCAGGTCCGCCTCAAGGATTTGTTCAGTAAGTGGATGTCGCCGGAAGCAAAGACAAAGGAACAAATTGGAGACACTATCATCATGGAGCAGTTTCTCAAAATCCTGAATCCAGAACTTTGTACCTGGATTAAAGAACGAAACCCGAAGTCCTccaaagaagcagcagaactGGCAGAAGTTTTTTTAGCTGCCCGCCGATCAGCAAAAGAGTACCTTCCACCTTTGCAGTAG